From Pseudomonas alcaligenes, a single genomic window includes:
- the gap gene encoding type I glyceraldehyde-3-phosphate dehydrogenase, translating to MLRIALNGYGRIGRALLRALFERGLENHLHVEAINEIGDFKTLAHLTRFDSTFGRFNGQVALHEDMLLVHGQSIRLLGERELTQLPWKSLGVDAVVDCTGKLKKRVLADQHLIAGAPRVLLSHPLDSADLTVVYGVNHHLLGNQQVVSNASCTTNCLAPLAQVLHTAVGIRQGLMTTVHAYTNDQNLLDKTHNDLYRARAAAQSMIPTATGAAKTIGLVIPELAGRLDGMAVRVPTANVSLLDLSFISEHPTSREAINDILQKSARQFPLGVMECNELPLVSCDFNGYPVSCVVDLNHTRVQGGELVKVLAWYDNEWAFANRMLDVLLTWLKPLEANRTVPQKPG from the coding sequence ATGCTGCGCATTGCCCTGAATGGATACGGGCGCATCGGTCGCGCCCTGCTCCGTGCCCTGTTCGAACGCGGGCTGGAGAACCACCTGCATGTCGAAGCGATCAACGAGATCGGCGACTTCAAGACCCTCGCCCACCTGACCCGCTTCGACTCCACCTTCGGCCGCTTCAACGGCCAGGTCGCCCTGCATGAAGACATGCTGCTGGTGCACGGCCAGTCGATTCGCCTGCTCGGCGAACGCGAACTGACCCAGCTGCCGTGGAAGAGTCTGGGCGTCGATGCAGTGGTGGACTGCACCGGCAAACTGAAGAAACGCGTGCTGGCCGACCAGCACCTGATCGCCGGCGCGCCCCGCGTGCTGCTCTCGCACCCGCTGGACAGTGCTGATCTGACTGTGGTCTACGGCGTCAACCATCACCTGCTGGGCAATCAGCAGGTGGTTTCCAATGCCTCCTGCACCACCAACTGCCTGGCGCCGCTGGCCCAGGTGCTGCACACCGCGGTGGGCATTCGCCAGGGCCTGATGACCACCGTGCACGCCTATACCAACGACCAGAACCTGCTGGACAAGACCCACAACGACCTCTACCGCGCCCGCGCCGCCGCCCAGTCGATGATCCCCACCGCCACCGGCGCGGCCAAGACCATCGGCCTGGTGATTCCGGAACTGGCCGGGCGCCTGGACGGCATGGCAGTGCGGGTGCCCACCGCCAACGTGTCGCTGCTCGACCTCAGTTTCATCAGCGAACACCCGACCAGTCGCGAGGCGATCAACGACATCCTGCAGAAATCCGCCCGCCAGTTCCCCCTCGGCGTGATGGAGTGCAACGAGCTGCCGCTGGTGTCCTGCGACTTCAACGGCTACCCGGTGTCCTGCGTGGTCGACCTCAACCACACCCGCGTGCAGGGCGGCGAGCTGGTCAAGGTGCTGGCCTGGTACGACAACGAGTGGGCCTTCGCCAACCGCATGCTGGATGTGCTGTTGACCTGGCTCAAGCCGCTGGAAGCGAACCGCACCGTGCCGCAGAAGCCCGGCTAG
- a CDS encoding SDR family oxidoreductase encodes MRLPECRALLTGASGGIGLALAEQLCAGGAQLLAVSRQGQGLDELCQRYPKQIRRVAADLTRSDGRQAVVEAARAMGGLNLLINAAGVNRFALLEQLDDAQIAAMLELNVIATLQLTRALLPLLRQQRHALVVNVGSTYGSIGYPGYATYCASKFALRGFSEALRRELADTGVGVLYVAPRATRTSMNSDQAVALNDALKVSMDAPASVASAVIAAVAGKRSELYLGWPEKFFVRLNGMLPRLVDRALRKQLPLIRQFSESANNKESRP; translated from the coding sequence ATGCGACTGCCTGAGTGTCGGGCGCTGCTCACCGGCGCCAGCGGCGGCATCGGCCTGGCCCTGGCCGAGCAGCTATGCGCCGGTGGTGCGCAGCTGCTGGCGGTGTCGCGCCAGGGCCAGGGGCTGGACGAGCTGTGCCAGCGCTACCCCAAGCAGATCCGCCGGGTCGCGGCGGATCTGACCCGCAGCGACGGGCGCCAGGCAGTAGTCGAGGCCGCGCGGGCCATGGGCGGGCTCAACCTGCTGATCAACGCCGCTGGGGTCAATCGCTTCGCCCTGCTCGAGCAGCTGGATGACGCGCAGATCGCCGCGATGCTTGAACTCAACGTGATCGCCACCCTGCAGCTGACCCGCGCGCTGCTGCCGCTGCTGCGCCAGCAGCGGCATGCGCTGGTGGTAAATGTCGGCTCCACCTACGGTTCCATCGGCTACCCCGGCTATGCCACCTATTGCGCCAGCAAGTTTGCCCTGCGCGGCTTCTCCGAGGCGCTGCGTCGCGAACTGGCCGACACCGGTGTCGGCGTGTTGTACGTGGCGCCGCGGGCGACCCGCACCAGCATGAACAGCGACCAGGCGGTGGCGCTCAACGACGCGCTCAAGGTGAGCATGGATGCGCCGGCCAGTGTGGCCAGCGCGGTGATCGCCGCCGTCGCCGGCAAGCGCAGCGAGCTGTACCTGGGCTGGCCGGAAAAATTCTTCGTACGCCTCAACGGCATGCTGCCGCGCCTGGTCGACCGTGCCCTGCGCAAGCAACTGCCGCTGATCCGCCAGTTCAGTGAAAGCGCCAACAACAAGGAGTCGCGCCCATGA
- a CDS encoding diguanylate cyclase translates to MDRNTGSGLSFAKRIYLPRAIGLGIGFFCVAAGLWPLAMPGWIWALLLFNGFLWPHVAFQVARLAKQPYQCERRNLLLDSVFGGFWAGAMQFNALPTVTILAMMAMNNIAAGGARFFLAGSLAQLGGALLAMLLFGFSFNPATSMLQLYACLPMLVLYPLALGLVCYQLTIRLAEHKQALRAVSRTDSLTRLFNHGYWKDLLHREFSKCRHGEQRSTVALIDVDHFKEINDSHGHLVGDSVLRLLSERLVLSLREEDLAGRYGGDEFCVILPHTPPVLACEVMERLRVELAEIRTELAPQLRISLSIGLAGYSPFQLDATHWLKDADQALYLAKSGGRNRVVLSSEAAGHAQTPALDGEQMAGDY, encoded by the coding sequence ATGGACAGAAACACCGGCTCAGGCCTGTCTTTCGCCAAGCGTATTTACCTGCCCCGTGCCATCGGCCTGGGTATCGGTTTCTTCTGCGTCGCCGCCGGGCTGTGGCCGCTGGCCATGCCGGGGTGGATCTGGGCGCTGCTGCTGTTCAACGGTTTCCTCTGGCCGCATGTGGCTTTCCAGGTGGCGCGCCTGGCCAAACAGCCTTACCAGTGCGAGCGCCGCAACCTGCTGCTGGACTCGGTGTTCGGTGGCTTCTGGGCCGGCGCCATGCAGTTCAATGCGCTGCCCACGGTGACCATCCTGGCGATGATGGCGATGAACAACATCGCCGCCGGCGGCGCGCGCTTCTTCCTTGCCGGCAGCCTGGCGCAACTCGGCGGTGCGCTGCTGGCGATGCTGCTGTTCGGTTTCTCCTTCAATCCGGCTACCAGCATGTTGCAGCTGTATGCCTGCCTGCCGATGCTGGTGCTCTATCCGCTGGCGCTGGGCCTGGTGTGCTACCAGCTGACCATCCGCCTGGCCGAGCACAAGCAGGCGTTGCGCGCGGTCAGCCGCACCGACAGCCTGACCCGGCTGTTCAACCACGGTTACTGGAAGGATCTGCTGCACCGCGAGTTCAGCAAGTGCCGGCACGGCGAGCAGCGCTCGACGGTGGCGCTGATCGACGTCGACCACTTCAAGGAGATCAACGACAGCCATGGCCACCTGGTCGGCGATAGCGTCCTGCGCCTGCTCAGCGAGCGCCTGGTGCTGAGCCTGCGCGAGGAGGATCTGGCCGGGCGCTACGGTGGCGACGAGTTTTGCGTGATCCTGCCGCATACCCCGCCGGTGCTGGCCTGCGAGGTGATGGAGCGCCTGCGCGTCGAGCTGGCGGAGATCCGTACCGAGCTGGCGCCGCAGCTGCGTATCAGCCTGAGCATCGGCCTGGCCGGCTACAGCCCGTTCCAGCTGGACGCCACCCACTGGCTCAAGGATGCCGACCAGGCGCTGTACCTGGCCAAGAGCGGTGGGCGCAATCGCGTGGTGCTGTCCAGCGAGGCCGCGGGGCATGCCCAAACGCCAGCGCTGGACGGCGAGCAGATGGCCGGCGACTACTGA
- a CDS encoding response regulator, with product MRLLLVEDDRALGEGVRLGLRQEGYTVDWLEDGASALHALLSESFDLLVLDLGLPRLGGIQVLQQLRQSGSALPVLILTARDATEDRIAGLDAGADDYLIKPFDLDELKARLRALLRRSAGRAQSRIEHAGVCLDPANQQVTYQGKAVPMTPKEYLLLHELLSQPGKVLTRERLAQSLYGWDEEAESNTLEVHIHHLRKKLFSNLIRTVRGVGYLVEEQ from the coding sequence ATGCGTTTGCTGCTGGTCGAGGATGACAGGGCGCTGGGCGAAGGGGTGCGTCTGGGCCTGCGCCAGGAAGGCTATACGGTGGACTGGCTGGAAGATGGCGCCAGTGCCCTGCATGCGTTGCTCAGCGAGAGCTTCGACCTGCTGGTGCTCGACCTCGGCCTGCCCAGGCTGGGCGGCATCCAGGTGCTGCAGCAGCTGCGCCAGAGCGGTTCGGCCCTGCCGGTGCTGATCCTTACCGCCCGCGATGCCACCGAGGATCGCATCGCCGGCCTGGATGCCGGGGCCGACGATTACCTGATCAAACCCTTCGACCTCGACGAGCTCAAGGCGCGCCTGCGTGCCTTGCTGCGGCGCAGCGCCGGGCGGGCGCAGTCGCGCATCGAGCATGCCGGGGTGTGCCTGGATCCGGCCAACCAGCAGGTCACCTACCAGGGCAAGGCCGTGCCGATGACGCCCAAGGAGTACCTGCTGCTGCACGAGCTGCTGTCACAGCCGGGCAAGGTGCTGACCCGCGAGCGCCTGGCCCAGTCGCTCTATGGCTGGGACGAGGAGGCTGAGAGCAATACCTTGGAGGTGCATATCCACCACCTGCGCAAGAAGCTGTTCAGCAACCTGATCCGCACCGTACGCGGGGTCGGCTATTTGGTGGAAGAGCAATGA
- a CDS encoding YceH family protein, whose amino-acid sequence MSSELESPTAVEPLNAVEARILGCLIEKQATTPETYPLTLNALLLACNQKTSREPLMSLTEGQVGQSLRSLEGRGLVRLVMGGRADRWEQRADKSLELVKPQVALLGLLLLRGPQTLNELLTRSSRLHDFEDVAEVQHQLERLAGRGLACLLPRQPGQREERYMHQLGEASDLEALLAARSQADSGTPRAPLDDGRVAELEARIAALEERLAHLEAQLA is encoded by the coding sequence ATGTCCAGTGAGCTGGAGAGCCCGACAGCGGTCGAACCGCTGAATGCCGTCGAGGCGCGCATCCTCGGTTGCCTGATCGAGAAGCAGGCGACCACCCCGGAAACCTATCCCCTGACCCTCAACGCCCTGCTGCTGGCCTGCAACCAGAAGACCAGCCGCGAGCCGTTGATGAGCCTTACCGAAGGCCAGGTCGGCCAGAGCCTGCGCAGCTTGGAAGGCCGTGGCCTGGTGCGCCTGGTCATGGGCGGCCGCGCCGACCGCTGGGAGCAGCGCGCCGACAAGAGCCTGGAGCTGGTCAAGCCGCAGGTCGCGTTGCTCGGCCTGTTGCTGCTGCGCGGCCCGCAGACCCTCAACGAGTTGCTGACCCGCAGCAGCCGCCTGCACGACTTCGAGGATGTCGCCGAAGTACAGCACCAGCTCGAGCGCCTGGCCGGCCGCGGCCTGGCCTGCCTGCTACCGCGCCAGCCGGGGCAGCGCGAGGAGCGCTACATGCACCAGCTCGGCGAGGCGAGTGATCTCGAGGCCTTGCTGGCCGCCCGCAGTCAGGCCGACAGCGGCACGCCCCGGGCGCCGCTCGACGATGGCCGGGTAGCCGAACTGGAAGCGCGCATCGCGGCCCTGGAAGAGCGCCTGGCGCACCTGGAAGCACAGCTGGCGTGA
- a CDS encoding AMP-binding protein — MQPELAHLKQTLQSHAQQQPQRLALWGDSTRVDYGHLLDEVQQREAVLREAGVAVFALALENGPQALFWDLAALFAGVTCVILPPFFSPAQRAHCLQQSGAGLVLAEETLGAELQACGYRQDGEFWRPQQGVAGLSLLPGTAKITYTSGTTGTPKGVCLSGETMLRVARELELVSRAKAPQHYLAVLPLAVLLENLGIYAALLAGATVSLPSQRQLGISGASGVDWPRLLGMLMARGAQSLILVPQLLLGLVTAIERGAVPASGFRFIAVGGAKVSPDLLQRAARVGLPVFEGYGLSECASVVCLNRPDASRPGSVGRPLPHVQVRLAEDGEVLVQGSILNGYLGEPAFTGQWWPTGDIGEFDADGYLYLRGRKKHQFVTSFGRNVNPEWVEAELTQRGVIAQAFVHGESLPRNVALLWPLDPSCPDAMLASSVSAANQSLPDYARVSSWIRLNEPFTPANGLLTANGRPRREAILARYQNLLAEPVTP, encoded by the coding sequence ATGCAGCCTGAACTCGCCCACCTGAAACAGACCCTGCAGAGCCATGCCCAGCAGCAGCCGCAACGCCTGGCGCTGTGGGGCGACAGCACACGGGTGGATTACGGCCATCTGCTCGACGAGGTGCAGCAGCGCGAAGCGGTGCTGCGCGAGGCCGGCGTCGCGGTGTTCGCCCTGGCCCTGGAGAACGGCCCGCAGGCGCTGTTCTGGGATCTGGCTGCGCTGTTCGCCGGGGTCACCTGCGTGATCCTGCCGCCGTTCTTCAGCCCGGCCCAGCGTGCCCACTGCCTGCAACAGTCGGGTGCCGGCCTGGTGCTGGCTGAAGAGACACTGGGCGCCGAACTGCAAGCCTGCGGCTATCGCCAGGATGGCGAATTCTGGCGGCCACAGCAGGGCGTGGCGGGGCTGTCGCTGCTGCCGGGTACGGCCAAGATCACCTATACCTCCGGCACCACCGGGACGCCCAAGGGGGTGTGCCTGAGTGGCGAAACCATGCTGCGTGTGGCCCGCGAGCTGGAGCTGGTCAGCCGGGCCAAGGCGCCGCAGCACTACCTGGCCGTGCTGCCGTTGGCCGTACTGCTGGAGAACCTCGGCATCTACGCTGCCTTGCTGGCCGGCGCCACCGTCAGCCTGCCGAGCCAGCGCCAGTTGGGTATCAGCGGCGCCAGCGGGGTGGACTGGCCGCGCCTGCTCGGCATGCTGATGGCGCGTGGGGCACAGAGCCTGATCCTGGTGCCGCAGCTGCTGCTCGGTCTGGTCACGGCCATCGAGCGCGGCGCAGTGCCGGCCAGCGGCTTCCGTTTCATCGCCGTTGGCGGCGCCAAGGTCTCGCCCGATCTACTGCAGCGCGCCGCGCGGGTCGGCCTGCCGGTGTTCGAAGGCTATGGCCTGTCCGAGTGCGCTTCGGTGGTCTGTCTCAACCGCCCGGATGCCAGCCGCCCCGGCAGTGTCGGCCGGCCGCTGCCCCATGTGCAGGTGCGCCTGGCCGAGGATGGCGAGGTGCTGGTGCAGGGCTCGATTCTCAACGGTTACCTCGGCGAGCCAGCCTTCACTGGCCAGTGGTGGCCCACCGGCGATATCGGCGAGTTCGATGCGGATGGCTACCTGTATCTGCGCGGGCGCAAGAAGCACCAGTTCGTCACCAGCTTCGGGCGCAACGTCAATCCCGAATGGGTCGAGGCCGAACTGACCCAGCGCGGAGTCATCGCCCAGGCCTTCGTGCATGGCGAAAGCCTGCCGCGCAACGTTGCGCTGCTCTGGCCGCTGGATCCGAGCTGCCCGGATGCCATGCTGGCCAGCAGTGTGAGCGCGGCCAACCAGAGCCTGCCGGATTACGCCCGGGTGAGCAGCTGGATACGCCTGAATGAACCCTTTACCCCGGCCAATGGCTTGCTTACGGCCAATGGCCGACCACGGCGCGAGGCCATCCTGGCCCGCTACCAGAATCTGTTAGCCGAACCTGTTACCCCTTGA
- a CDS encoding thermostable hemolysin: MSHTEWNTTFPLYFGSDPARRASLSLAAEQGSLRLAMERFIQARFNEAHGAEVAHFMPELVGLHDHGDNLIAVAGARLAEQGRLFLEQYLDEPVQMRISRMAGHPVRRQAIVEVGNLASSSAGSARLIIIAMTCLLARRGLDWVVFTGAASLVNSFRRLGLEPLRLCEADPLRLGDERHSWGQYYEQYPQVFAGNIQLGYRHLCQQGVLERLGFPQLCLEAPHAA; encoded by the coding sequence ATGAGCCACACCGAGTGGAATACCACTTTTCCTCTGTATTTCGGTAGCGACCCGGCGCGGCGTGCCAGCCTCTCGCTGGCCGCCGAGCAGGGCAGCCTGCGACTGGCCATGGAACGCTTCATCCAGGCGCGCTTCAACGAGGCCCATGGCGCCGAGGTGGCGCACTTCATGCCGGAACTGGTGGGCCTGCACGATCACGGCGACAACCTGATTGCCGTGGCCGGCGCGCGCCTGGCCGAGCAGGGCCGGCTGTTCCTCGAACAGTACCTGGACGAGCCGGTGCAGATGCGCATTTCGCGCATGGCCGGGCATCCGGTACGGCGCCAGGCCATAGTCGAGGTCGGCAACCTGGCCTCCAGCAGCGCCGGCAGCGCGCGCCTGATCATCATCGCCATGACCTGTCTGCTGGCCCGTCGCGGCCTCGATTGGGTGGTGTTTACCGGTGCCGCCAGCCTGGTCAACAGCTTCCGCCGCCTGGGCCTGGAACCCCTGCGGCTGTGCGAGGCGGATCCGCTGCGCCTGGGCGATGAGCGCCACAGCTGGGGCCAGTACTACGAGCAGTACCCGCAGGTGTTCGCCGGCAACATCCAGCTGGGCTACCGCCACCTCTGCCAGCAGGGGGTTCTGGAACGCCTGGGTTTTCCGCAACTGTGCCTGGAGGCGCCCCATGCAGCCTGA
- a CDS encoding COG3650 family protein yields MSPARVLIFTLLPLFAGCQMFAAHDDAPQLPSERLQGELSQTGGQLHLQPCGEQRQLLLRNDGASDLVREAGELWREGAGPLFVDLRGQPSTSAAGADGELQVSEVYRIQHEGPGCADPDFKRLVLSASGHEPEWNLKLTGRGLVLLRPGQEPLALPYLEEQLPDGRFNYSSEANGQRLELWIAPQRCRDSMSGSVQHLSAELRLDGQVQRGCAAFGGARNH; encoded by the coding sequence ATGTCCCCTGCCCGTGTCCTGATTTTCACCCTGCTGCCACTGTTCGCCGGCTGCCAGATGTTCGCCGCCCACGACGACGCGCCGCAGCTGCCCAGCGAACGCCTGCAGGGCGAACTGAGCCAGACTGGCGGCCAGCTGCACCTGCAGCCCTGCGGCGAGCAGCGCCAGTTGCTGCTGCGCAACGACGGCGCCAGCGACCTCGTGCGCGAAGCCGGCGAACTGTGGCGCGAAGGTGCCGGCCCGTTGTTCGTCGACCTGCGCGGCCAGCCCAGCACCAGCGCAGCGGGCGCCGACGGCGAGCTGCAGGTGAGCGAGGTCTACCGCATCCAGCATGAGGGCCCCGGCTGCGCCGATCCCGACTTCAAGCGCCTGGTGCTGAGCGCCAGCGGCCACGAGCCGGAGTGGAACCTCAAGCTGACCGGCCGCGGCCTGGTGCTGCTGCGCCCCGGCCAGGAACCACTGGCCCTGCCCTACCTGGAAGAACAGCTGCCAGACGGCCGCTTCAACTACAGCAGCGAGGCCAACGGCCAGCGTCTGGAGCTGTGGATCGCTCCGCAGCGTTGCCGCGACAGCATGAGCGGCAGCGTGCAGCACCTGAGCGCCGAACTGCGCCTGGACGGCCAGGTGCAGCGCGGCTGCGCGGCCTTCGGCGGCGCTCGCAACCACTGA
- a CDS encoding glycerate kinase, with the protein MKVVIAPDSFKESLPAAAVAAAIAAGWRAVWPQAELLCRPMADGGEGTLDAVLAATAGERRSCRVSGPLGEPVEAAWGWLADSRTAVIEMAAASGLHLLPAGQRDVLRASTRGTGELILAALDAGAARIILGLGGSATNDAGSGLLRALGGELLDAAGQPLEEGGAALAGFAELRLAGLDPRLGGVEFQVACDVDNPLCGSHGAAQVFAPQKGASATQVLQLDAALSHFADCCALQLGRDERHFPGSGAAGGLGFAARTFLAASFRPGIELVAELNGLEQAIIGADLVITGEGRLDAQTLHGKTPLGVARIARRHAVPVIALAGSLGEGYQALYAEGIDAAFSLVPGPLELAQALAGAAPLLEQRSRDIARLWQLAGAC; encoded by the coding sequence GTGAAGGTCGTCATCGCTCCCGACTCGTTCAAGGAAAGCCTCCCGGCTGCGGCCGTGGCCGCCGCCATCGCCGCTGGCTGGCGCGCCGTGTGGCCGCAGGCCGAGCTGCTCTGCCGGCCGATGGCCGATGGCGGCGAAGGCACCCTGGATGCAGTGCTGGCCGCCACTGCAGGTGAGCGGCGCAGCTGTCGGGTCAGTGGCCCGCTGGGCGAGCCGGTAGAAGCCGCATGGGGTTGGCTGGCCGATAGCCGCACGGCGGTGATCGAGATGGCTGCGGCCAGCGGCCTGCACCTGTTGCCGGCGGGGCAGCGCGATGTGCTGCGGGCCAGTACCCGCGGCACCGGCGAACTGATTCTGGCGGCACTGGATGCCGGCGCCGCCCGCATCATCCTCGGCCTTGGCGGCAGCGCCACCAACGATGCCGGCAGCGGCCTGCTGCGCGCTCTTGGTGGCGAGCTGCTGGACGCTGCCGGGCAGCCGCTGGAAGAGGGTGGCGCGGCCCTGGCCGGGTTTGCCGAGCTGCGCCTGGCGGGGCTCGATCCACGCCTGGGCGGGGTCGAGTTCCAGGTTGCCTGCGATGTCGACAATCCCTTGTGTGGCAGCCATGGCGCGGCGCAGGTCTTTGCCCCGCAGAAAGGCGCCAGCGCCACGCAGGTGCTGCAGCTGGACGCGGCGCTCAGTCACTTCGCCGACTGCTGCGCGCTCCAGCTGGGCCGCGACGAGCGGCATTTTCCCGGTAGCGGTGCGGCCGGCGGGCTGGGTTTTGCCGCACGGACTTTCCTCGCGGCCAGCTTCCGCCCCGGCATCGAGCTGGTGGCCGAACTCAACGGCCTGGAGCAGGCGATCATCGGCGCCGATCTGGTGATTACCGGCGAGGGCCGCCTCGACGCGCAGACTCTGCACGGCAAGACGCCGCTGGGTGTGGCGCGCATCGCCCGGCGCCATGCTGTGCCGGTGATCGCCCTGGCCGGCAGCCTGGGTGAGGGTTACCAGGCGCTGTATGCCGAAGGTATCGACGCCGCTTTCAGCCTGGTGCCGGGGCCGCTCGAACTGGCACAGGCGCTGGCCGGCGCGGCGCCGCTGCTGGAGCAGCGCAGCCGCGACATCGCCCGTCTCTGGCAGCTGGCCGGGGCATGCTGA
- a CDS encoding TenA family transcriptional regulator translates to MNFFDELQAATTAERQALFEVPVIREALSGQVSLDSYVAFLTQAYYHVRHTVPLMMACGARLPAGKEWLRAAVRDYIEEEYGHEQWILNDIAACGGNHQAVRDGQPSLAIELMVSFLYDTIARGNPVGLFGMVNVLEGTSIALATQAAQTIQGRLGLPKEAFSYLFSHGSLDIDHMDSYRKLMNQLDSAEDKAAVIHASKVVYRLYADMFRGLPRSGEEQVPRGVQHATA, encoded by the coding sequence ATGAATTTCTTCGATGAACTGCAAGCTGCCACCACTGCCGAGCGCCAGGCCCTGTTCGAGGTGCCGGTGATTCGCGAGGCCCTCAGCGGCCAGGTCAGCCTGGACAGCTACGTGGCTTTCCTGACCCAGGCCTATTACCACGTGCGCCACACCGTACCGCTGATGATGGCCTGCGGTGCGCGTCTACCGGCCGGCAAAGAGTGGCTGCGCGCTGCCGTGCGCGACTATATCGAGGAGGAGTATGGCCACGAGCAGTGGATCCTCAACGACATCGCGGCCTGTGGCGGCAACCATCAAGCAGTGCGCGATGGCCAGCCGTCGCTGGCAATCGAGCTGATGGTCAGCTTCCTCTACGACACCATCGCCCGCGGCAACCCGGTGGGCCTGTTCGGCATGGTCAACGTGCTGGAAGGCACTAGCATCGCCCTGGCCACCCAGGCCGCGCAGACCATCCAGGGCCGCCTGGGTCTGCCCAAGGAAGCCTTCAGCTACCTGTTCTCCCATGGCTCGCTGGATATCGACCACATGGACAGCTACCGCAAACTGATGAACCAGCTCGACAGCGCCGAGGACAAGGCCGCGGTGATCCATGCCAGCAAGGTGGTCTACCGCCTGTATGCCGACATGTTCCGTGGCCTGCCGCGCAGCGGCGAGGAGCAGGTTCCGCGCGGGGTGCAGCATGCGACTGCCTGA